The nucleotide sequence CGGTGGTCTGATAGGGCTCGTTCTGGCTCTCGTACGGGTGGAGCAGCTCCCGCATGAACGCGATGTCGGGGCGCAACGCGGTTTCCTCTGTGCCGACGAGTCGGGTGCGATCGCGTGGACCACCGGTGACGGCGCGCAGGATCTGTTCGCTCTTGCTCGAACGGATTTCCGGAACGTGGCCGGCGCTGACGGGCGCCGTCGAAATGGTGAGGCGCCGCTCTTCGTTCCACTCGTATCTGACGCCGGCTGGGGCACGCTGCATCAACAGCTCGGCGACGGCTCGGCCGGTTTCGTCGCGCGGGGGGCTTCCGACTCCGTGAACGGCGATGACGGCGACGCGTCCACTCATGATGCACTCAATGAAGGATGGACTTCAACCGTACATCGGATTGTGAACAACGGCTAGAGGGACAAATATGAGAAGACTTTAATGATTCGGCCGTCTGGCTCACGGGTCGCGGCAGGCGAAGCTGTTCGCCTCGTCCGGACTGCCGCTTCCGTTGTAGACAGCGCGCTTCGGATACGCGCACAACGGACGCGCGAGAACCACCTGACCCGTGGAATTCTGTTTCGTCGCGACCACCTGCTCCGGCGCGACGCCGTTCTCCACCCACTTCGCGATCGTCGCCAACCACGCCACGTTCGACGGACCGTTCCCGCCGGCGCAGTGCAACACGCCCGGCTCCATGAATAGACGCACGTAGTCGCGCGCGTTGGCATTCTTCGCAAGCACCTGCTCGTAGTACCTGATCGTCTCGAGCGGATTCAGCGCGGGGTCTGCCCAGCCGTGCCACAGAATCAGCTTTGCCTTCCGCGCGCCGAACTTCGAGATGTTTGGATCGTCCGCGCCATACATCGGCGAGATGCGACGCCCTTCCTTATATAGGTCAGCGTGACTCTGGGTGTAGTCCCACGAGGGATCGTTGAAGACCAGATAGCGCGCGCCTTCGATCGCGAAGAACGGCTGCAGGCTCGGGTAGTGAAAGTCGTGCACGATGACGCTGTCGGAGCCGGCGATCCAGACTGCCCAGCCACCGCGGAGGTTTTCACCGCCTAACGGCTGGCCCGGATAGATCACGTTCCCCTCGGCGTCCGTGAGCGGCGAATAGATGGTTTCGATCGCGTGCCGCTGCGCCCTGGTCAGGCAGCTCGCGGCCGCCTTGTCGTCAGGGCACGCGGGCAGCGACGACAACTTGAACCTGCAGTCGCGCGGATCGCCGAGCACGCCGTCTTTCACACCGTCGAGTGCGTCGCAGGCGTCGAGCACGCGGGCGGCGAGCAGGTCGAGGTTCGCCTGCGTCACGAGGGGCTTCGCGAAATACGCCGGAGTCGGATACGCGGCGCGCACGTTGCGAGCAAACGACGCGAAGATGTTCGTGAACGGAATCGCCGGTGCGCCTGCGACCACGCCGTCGAAGTCTTCGGGATACCGCTCGACTTCCATGAGGGCCTGGCGTCCACCGTTGGAGCAGCCGTCGAAGTAGGAGTAGCGCGGCTCGGCGCCGTAGAAGGCCTTCGTGAGTACCTTCGCAACTTCCACCGTGCGATGCACGCCGAGGAAGGCGTAGTTGATCTGTCGCTCGGGGTTGTTCAGGGCCCATTTGGCGCCCGCGCCGTCGGCCGGATCCGCATGGCCGGTGTTGGTGCTGACGGTGACGTAGCCGTACGTCGCGTTGCGGGCGACGTCGCGATTGATCGAGCCGGCGAATCCACCGTTGCCGCCCATGAGTAAACGCTGATTCCATTTGTCCGGCAGCGTGACGACGAAGAGGATCTCCTTGCTGATCACCCCCGTCACTCTGCAGTGCGGCGTCCGCGCCAGATCGCCGTGGTCGAGCGGGTCGGGCGCGTCGACGACTTCCGTTAGTCTGACGTCGGGGAGGCGCAAGCTTCGGAGCGCGGCGCACGCGCCGCCGGGTGCGGTGACGGTGGCGGGCGCCTGTGCGCGAATCGGCGCCGCAGCGAAGAGCATGGCGGCGAGCGTGAGCCCGAGGTGGGCGTGGGATCTTTCAGGCATAGGAGGTCTACCGATTCAGGTATCGTATCCTTCGAGGTACTGGTTGACGTCTATGAAGTCGCGAGCCACGCTTCGGCGATGAAGATTGGTCTCGTTGGATTCGCCGGCTCGGGGAAATCGACGGTGTTCAACACGATGACCGGACTCGTCGTCCCCGTTGGGTACGGGAGCGAGGTCCGGCTCGGTGCGGTTCGCGTGCCTGACGAGAGGATCGACGCGCTGTCAAAGATCTTCTCGCCGAAGAAGACAACGTACGCCGAGATGAGCTTCTGCGACATACCGGGCGAGCGCGGCGCGGAGCGGAAGGGGCTGTCCGCCAAGGCGCTCCAACCGATTCGGGAGCAGGACGCGCTCTGTCTCGTGCTGAGAGACTTCACGAATCCGGCGATCGAGGACGACCCGAACCCTCTTCGTGACCTCGACGCCTTTCACCTCGAGTGTGTATTCGCCGACCTCGATATCGTCGAGCGTCGCTTGCGGCGCGGGCAGAAGGACCACGCGACGCCGCGGGAACTGGCCCAGTTCGATCTGATGAGGAACGTTCTCGAAGATGGCCGGCCACTCCGCAGCGTCCCGGCCTCGGAGTTGGACCGCGGCGCGCTGAAGGGATACGGTTTCCTCAGCGACCTGCCGCTGCTCGTCGCGGTCAACCGTGACGAGGAACGCGCGGCGGCGCCGCTGCCTAACGACCTTGCCGCCCGAATCGGAGCGCTGAACGCTGGGGGCTTGGTGCTCTCCGCCAGCGTCGAGGCCGAGATCGCGACGATCGATGCGGCAGAGCAGGCAGCATTTCTCGAGGATTTGGGTTTATACGAGTCGGCACTCGCGCGCTTTATTCGTGCGGCGTACGACCTATTGGATTTGATCTCGTTCTTCACCGTCGGCGCGGACGAGGTGCGCGCGTGGCCGATTCGTCGCGGCACGCTGGCTCGTCAGGCGGCCGGCCGAATTCACTCGGATCTGGAGCGGGGCTTCATTCGAGCAGAGGTCATTCCGTACGCGACGTTCATGAGGCTCGGCTCGGAGCAGGCGGTCAAGGACGCGGGGCTGCTCCAGATCGAGGGAAAGGACCACGCCGTGCACGACGGCGACATCATGCACATTCGGTTCAACGTGTAGACAATGGCGAGGGCGCGCGACGTTCGTCAGCTAGCGCGGTCGAGAACTCGAACTTCTTTCTCGAGTCTCGCGCCGAGGTGATCACGCTCCACCTCGAGATCGTAACGCGCCTGCAGATTGAGCCAGAAGCGATCACTGGTGCCGAAATACCGCGCCAGCCTCAGCGCCGTGTCCGCCGAAATCGCTCGCGTGCCATGGACGATCTCATTGATCCGGCGCGCCGGTACGCTGATGTCCTTCGCCAATCGGTACTGGGAAACACCAAGCGGCTCGAGAAAATCGAGCGCGAGTACTTCGCCAGGATGGATTGGTGTGAGTTTGCGATGTGCCGCCATAGTTACCGTCCTTCGCTTTGCCGCCTTGATTACCGATGGTAATCCACCAGTTCGATGTCGTGTGCCCCGTCCTTCCACCGAAAACAGATTCGCCATTGGTCGTTGACGCCAATACTGTGCTGACCGGCGCGATCGCCCTCGAGCTTTTCCAGGCGGTTGCCGGGCGGGACCCTCAGGTCCGCCAAATACTCGGCGGCATCAACGAGCCCCAGTTTGCGTAGCATGAGTCGGTGGAGTTCGGCCGGGAAACGCCGAACTCGTTCTCGGCGGAAGAGCCGTTCCGTGTCGCGATCGCCGAAACTGTGGATCACTGGTAATAATAACGCGTGGCGATCATAACGTCAACCGTTACTATAGGCGCCAGCCTTCCCGCGCGTGCGGTCGCTATTTGCAGCAGAGGTATAACTGCGGTATACTGAGGGTATGAAAACAGCGATTTCCCTCCCGGACGATCTCTTCGCGGCGGTCGATGTGCTCGCGCGCAAGCTCGGCATTCCCCGCAGCCGACTGGTCGCCGAGGCGCTGGCGGAGTACGTCGCCAAACATCGGCACGGCCGAGTGACCGAGCAGCTCGATGCGGTCTACACCGCCGAATCGTCGGCCGTCGATGAGCCGGTTCGTCGCGCGCAGCGACGCGTCGTGAAGCGAAACGATTGGTGATCGAGCGCGGTGACGTGTGGTGGGCGGAGCTCGAGGAGCCGCGTGGATCAGCGCCGGGATTTCGCCGGCCGCTCGTCGTCGTTCAGATCAATGCGTTCAACAGGAGCCGCATTCAGACCGTCGTGTGTGTCGTGTTGAGCTCCAACCTTCGCCTCGCGGATGCACCGGGGAACGTCGTCGTGGCCAAGCGAGACGCTGGCCTTCCCAAAGATTCAGTGGCCAATATCTCGCAGATCGTCACGGTCGATCGAGAGGTGCTGACGGAGCGCGCCGGCAAACTACCGCCGCTCGTGCGCGAGCGGATCGACCGCGGCTTACGACTCGTCCTGGGGCTCTGAGCATCTGCTGAAGCGCAGAGTTCCCAAACGGCTCGCGCAGTCTGGAACTTCGCGCTCTTTCGCACTTCGCGCCTTTACAGAGATTGACTGATCGCGAGAATATGCGTCCTTCCCTCCGCCAAGGCCCCGCCGATGACCGACCAGCTCTCCCGCCGAACCTTCGCCAAGCTCACGGGTGCCGCCGCGCTCGGCGCCGCGAACGTCCCCCTCGTCAGGCAGGCGGCACACGCCGCCCAGGCGGCCGCGTCGCCGCGCTCGTTCCCGACGGGCTTCCTCTGGGGAACCGCAACCGCGTCCTATCAAGTCGAGGGCGCCGTCGCCGAAGACGGACGCCTGCCGTCGATCTGGGACAGCTTCTCCCATACGCCCGGGAAAGTCGCCAACAACGCCACCGGTGACGTCGCCGACGACCACTACCATCGCTACAAGGACGACGTCCAGCTCATGAAAGCGCTCGGCGTCAAGGCATACAGATTCTCAATCGCATGGCCACGGGTGTTCCCCAAGGGAAGCGGCGCGCCTAACGCCAAGGGCCTCGACTTCTACAACCGCCTCGTGGACGAGCTGTTGGCCAACGGCATCGAGCCCTTCGCCACGCTCTACCACTGGGACTTGCCGCAGGCGCTCCAGGATCGTGTCGGCGGCTGGGAGTCGCGTGAAACGTCGGAAGCGTTCGGAAAGTACGCCGGCTATGTCGCTCAGCACCTCACCGATCGCGTGAAGCGCATTTTCACGATCAATGAATTCGGCGCTTTCATGGAGCTGGGGTACGGCATCGGCATCCACGCGCCGGGAATCAAGCTGCCGCCCGCGCGCCTCTATCAGGCGCGTCATAACGGTGTGCTCGGCCACGGGCTCGCGGTGCAAGCCATCCGCGCCAACGGCAAATCGGGCACACGGGTAGGGTTGGCGGAGAACCTCGTGGTGGGCGTGCCGGTGATCGAGAGCGCGGAACACATTGCCGCGGCGGAGAAGGCGACGCGCGACATCAACTCCCAGTACCTCACCGTCATCATGGAAGGGAAGTACACGGATGCATACGTCGCGCGCATGGGCGCTGATGCGCCGCGAGTCACGCGGGAAGACCTAACGACGATCTCTACACCTATGGATTTCGTCGGCATCAACATCTATCAGCCAACGTTCGTGCGCGCCGACGCGGGTCCGAGCGGTTATGCCGTCGTGCCGAATCCGCCGTCGTACCCGCACATGATCTCGCCGTGGCTGTTTATAGGACCAGAGGTGTTGTACTGGGGCCCGCACCATGTCGCGAAGATCTGGAACGTGAAGGAAATTTATATCACAGAAAACGGGACTTCCTCGTCGGACCTTCCCGCCGCGGACGGGAAGGTGTACGACACCGACCGCATCATGTTCCTGCGCAACTATCTCAGTCAGCTCCAGCGCGCCGTGGCCGACGGCGTGCCCGTGCAGGGCTACTTCCTCTGG is from Gemmatimonadaceae bacterium and encodes:
- a CDS encoding DUF933 domain-containing protein, which gives rise to MKIGLVGFAGSGKSTVFNTMTGLVVPVGYGSEVRLGAVRVPDERIDALSKIFSPKKTTYAEMSFCDIPGERGAERKGLSAKALQPIREQDALCLVLRDFTNPAIEDDPNPLRDLDAFHLECVFADLDIVERRLRRGQKDHATPRELAQFDLMRNVLEDGRPLRSVPASELDRGALKGYGFLSDLPLLVAVNRDEERAAAPLPNDLAARIGALNAGGLVLSASVEAEIATIDAAEQAAFLEDLGLYESALARFIRAAYDLLDLISFFTVGADEVRAWPIRRGTLARQAAGRIHSDLERGFIRAEVIPYATFMRLGSEQAVKDAGLLQIEGKDHAVHDGDIMHIRFNV
- a CDS encoding HigA family addiction module antitoxin, giving the protein MAAHRKLTPIHPGEVLALDFLEPLGVSQYRLAKDISVPARRINEIVHGTRAISADTALRLARYFGTSDRFWLNLQARYDLEVERDHLGARLEKEVRVLDRAS
- a CDS encoding type II toxin-antitoxin system PemK/MazF family toxin, encoding MIERGDVWWAELEEPRGSAPGFRRPLVVVQINAFNRSRIQTVVCVVLSSNLRLADAPGNVVVAKRDAGLPKDSVANISQIVTVDREVLTERAGKLPPLVRERIDRGLRLVLGL
- a CDS encoding GH1 family beta-glucosidase encodes the protein MTDQLSRRTFAKLTGAAALGAANVPLVRQAAHAAQAAASPRSFPTGFLWGTATASYQVEGAVAEDGRLPSIWDSFSHTPGKVANNATGDVADDHYHRYKDDVQLMKALGVKAYRFSIAWPRVFPKGSGAPNAKGLDFYNRLVDELLANGIEPFATLYHWDLPQALQDRVGGWESRETSEAFGKYAGYVAQHLTDRVKRIFTINEFGAFMELGYGIGIHAPGIKLPPARLYQARHNGVLGHGLAVQAIRANGKSGTRVGLAENLVVGVPVIESAEHIAAAEKATRDINSQYLTVIMEGKYTDAYVARMGADAPRVTREDLTTISTPMDFVGINIYQPTFVRADAGPSGYAVVPNPPSYPHMISPWLFIGPEVLYWGPHHVAKIWNVKEIYITENGTSSSDLPAADGKVYDTDRIMFLRNYLSQLQRAVADGVPVQGYFLWSLMDNFEWADGYGNRFGLHYVDYATQRRTPKLSAAFYREVIAQNAVA
- a CDS encoding tannase/feruloyl esterase family alpha/beta hydrolase: MPERSHAHLGLTLAAMLFAAAPIRAQAPATVTAPGGACAALRSLRLPDVRLTEVVDAPDPLDHGDLARTPHCRVTGVISKEILFVVTLPDKWNQRLLMGGNGGFAGSINRDVARNATYGYVTVSTNTGHADPADGAGAKWALNNPERQINYAFLGVHRTVEVAKVLTKAFYGAEPRYSYFDGCSNGGRQALMEVERYPEDFDGVVAGAPAIPFTNIFASFARNVRAAYPTPAYFAKPLVTQANLDLLAARVLDACDALDGVKDGVLGDPRDCRFKLSSLPACPDDKAAASCLTRAQRHAIETIYSPLTDAEGNVIYPGQPLGGENLRGGWAVWIAGSDSVIVHDFHYPSLQPFFAIEGARYLVFNDPSWDYTQSHADLYKEGRRISPMYGADDPNISKFGARKAKLILWHGWADPALNPLETIRYYEQVLAKNANARDYVRLFMEPGVLHCAGGNGPSNVAWLATIAKWVENGVAPEQVVATKQNSTGQVVLARPLCAYPKRAVYNGSGSPDEANSFACRDP
- a CDS encoding ribbon-helix-helix domain-containing protein; the encoded protein is MKTAISLPDDLFAAVDVLARKLGIPRSRLVAEALAEYVAKHRHGRVTEQLDAVYTAESSAVDEPVRRAQRRVVKRNDW
- a CDS encoding type II toxin-antitoxin system RelE/ParE family toxin; the protein is MIHSFGDRDTERLFRRERVRRFPAELHRLMLRKLGLVDAAEYLADLRVPPGNRLEKLEGDRAGQHSIGVNDQWRICFRWKDGAHDIELVDYHR